CGACGACCAGTGACCACCCCCTTTCCTTTCACGGCCGTGGTCGGCCAGGACGATCTGCGGCTGGCGCTGCTGCTGAACGCCGTCTCCCCGGCGGTCGGCGGGGTGCTGGTGCGCGGCGAGAAGGGCACCGCCAAGTCCACGGCGGTGCGGGCCCTTTCGGCGCTGCTGCCCGAGGTGGCCGTGGTGCCCGGGTGCCGGTTCTCCTGCGATCCGGCCGCCCCGGACCCGGCCTGCCCGGACGGGCCGCACGAGCCGGGGCCGGGTGCGCGACGGGCCGCGCGGATGGTCGAGCTGCCGGTCGGTGCCTCGGAGGACCGGCTGGTCGGCGCGCTGGACATCGAGCGGGCGCTCGCGGAGGGCGTGAAGGCGTTCGAGCCGGGCCTGCTCGCCGACGCGCACCGGGGCATCCTGTACGTGGACGAGGTCAACCTGCTCCACGACCATCTGGTCGACCTGCTGCTGGACGCGGCGGCGATGGGCTCCTCGTACGTGGAGCGCGAGGGCGTGTCCGTGCGGCACGCGGCGCGTTTCCTGCTCGTCGGGACGATGAACCCCGAGGAGGGCGAGCTGCGGCCGCAGCTGCTCGACCGGTTCGGGCTGACCGTGGAGGTCGCGGCCTCGCGGGAGCCGGACCAGCGGGTGGAGGTCGTCAGGCGCCGGCTGGCCTACGACGACGATCCGGACGGCTTCGCCGCGCGGTGGGCCGCCGAGGAGGCCGCCGTTCGCCAACGGATCGCTGCGGCGCGGGAGTTGCTGCCGCGGGTGCGGCTGGGCGACGGCGCGCTGCGGCAGATCGCGGCGACCTGCGCGGCCTTCGAGGTGGACGGCATGCGCGCCGACATCGTGATGGCGCGCACGGCGACCGCGCTGGCCGCGTGGGCCGGGCGGACGGACGTGCTGGCCGAGGACGTGCGGCAGGCCGCGCTGCTGGCGCTGCCGCACCGCAGGCGCCGCAACCCCTTCGACGCGCCGGGCCTGGACGAGGACAAGCTGGACGAGACGCTGGAGCAGTCCGCCGGGCAGGACGGCGACGGGGACGGGGACGGGGACGACGATCCCGGCCCCGGCGGTCCCGGTGGCGGTGGCGTGCCCGAGCCCGAGGACGGTCCGCAGGGCGGCGGGGACACCGCCGCGCGGCCCGAGGCCGGCGAGGGCGGGGAGCCGCAGGCAGCGGGATCGCGGGAGCAGTCGGCCGCGCGGGCCGCCGAGCCGTTCCGGACCAAGGCGCTGAGCGTGCCCGGGATCGGGGAGGGCGCCGCCGGGCGGCGCTCGCGGGCGCGGACCGAGCACGGGCGGACGACCGGGGCCCGGCGGCCGCGGGGCGCCCTGACCAAGCTGCACCTGGCGGCGACCGTACGGGCCGCCGCCCCGCACCAGCGGGCGCGGGGTCGGTCCGGGCCGGGGCTGGTGGTCCGCCGGGACGATCTGCGGCAGGCCGTCAGGGAGGGGCGCGAGGGCAACCTGGTGCTGTTCGTCGTCGACGCCTCCGGGTCGATGGCGGCCCGGCAGCGGATGAGCGCCGTGAAGGGCGCCGTGCTGTCGCTGCTGCTCGACGCCTACCAGCGGCGGGACAAGGTCGGTCTGGTGACGTTCCGGGGGTCGGCCGCGGAGGTCGCGCTGCCGCCGACGTCCTCCGTGGACGCGGCCGCCGTACGGCTGGAGTCGCTGCCGACCGGGGGCCGTACGCCGCTGGCGGCCGGGCTGCTCAAGGCGCACGAGGTGCTGTGGGTGGAGCGGCTGCGGGATCCGGCGCGCCGGGCGCTGGTCGTGGTGGTGACCGACGGGCGGGCCACGGGCGGACCGGAGCCGGTGGCGCTCGCCGGACGCGCGGCACGGCTGTTCGCGGCCGAGGCGGTCGCGTCGGTGGTCGTGGACTGCGAGTCGGGTCCGGTACGGCTCGGTCTCGCCGGGCGGCTCGCGGGCGAGCTGGGCGGTACGGCCGTCACGCTGGACGAGCTGCGGGCCGACTCGATCGCCGGTCTCGTCAGGGATGTGCAGGGGAACAGCAGCAGGAGGGCCGCGTAATGCCTCAGGGGCAGCCGAGTGTCGTACCCGACGACGGCCTGACGACCCGTCAGCGGCGCAACCGTCCGCTGGTCGTCGTGCACACCGGGGTCGGCAAGGGCAAGTCCACCGCCGCGTTCGGGCTCGCGCTGCGGGCCTGGAACCAGGGGTGGCCCATCGGGGTGTTCCAGTTCGTCAAGTCGGCGAAGTGGAAGGTCGGCGAGGAGAACGCGCTGCGCGTGCTGGGTGCCTCCGGCGAGGGCGGCACCGTCGCCTGGCACAAGATGGGCGAGGGCTGGTCCTGGGTCCAGCGGGACGCGCAGATGGACAACGAGGAGAAGGCCCGGGAGGGCTGGGAGCAGGTCAAGCGGGACCTGGCGGCGCAGACGTACCGGCTGTACGTGCTGGAC
This Streptomyces misionensis DNA region includes the following protein-coding sequences:
- the cobO gene encoding cob(I)yrinic acid a,c-diamide adenosyltransferase, whose product is MPQGQPSVVPDDGLTTRQRRNRPLVVVHTGVGKGKSTAAFGLALRAWNQGWPIGVFQFVKSAKWKVGEENALRVLGASGEGGTVAWHKMGEGWSWVQRDAQMDNEEKAREGWEQVKRDLAAQTYRLYVLDEFAYPMHWGWVDTDEVIEVLRTRPGTQHVVVTGRNAPPKLVDFADLVTDMSKVKHPMDVGQKGQKGIEW
- a CDS encoding putative cobaltochelatase, coding for MTTPFPFTAVVGQDDLRLALLLNAVSPAVGGVLVRGEKGTAKSTAVRALSALLPEVAVVPGCRFSCDPAAPDPACPDGPHEPGPGARRAARMVELPVGASEDRLVGALDIERALAEGVKAFEPGLLADAHRGILYVDEVNLLHDHLVDLLLDAAAMGSSYVEREGVSVRHAARFLLVGTMNPEEGELRPQLLDRFGLTVEVAASREPDQRVEVVRRRLAYDDDPDGFAARWAAEEAAVRQRIAAARELLPRVRLGDGALRQIAATCAAFEVDGMRADIVMARTATALAAWAGRTDVLAEDVRQAALLALPHRRRRNPFDAPGLDEDKLDETLEQSAGQDGDGDGDGDDDPGPGGPGGGGVPEPEDGPQGGGDTAARPEAGEGGEPQAAGSREQSAARAAEPFRTKALSVPGIGEGAAGRRSRARTEHGRTTGARRPRGALTKLHLAATVRAAAPHQRARGRSGPGLVVRRDDLRQAVREGREGNLVLFVVDASGSMAARQRMSAVKGAVLSLLLDAYQRRDKVGLVTFRGSAAEVALPPTSSVDAAAVRLESLPTGGRTPLAAGLLKAHEVLWVERLRDPARRALVVVVTDGRATGGPEPVALAGRAARLFAAEAVASVVVDCESGPVRLGLAGRLAGELGGTAVTLDELRADSIAGLVRDVQGNSSRRAA